Proteins found in one Amycolatopsis umgeniensis genomic segment:
- the hemC gene encoding hydroxymethylbilane synthase, whose product MSRVIRIGTRGSKLALAQTGTIADALRATGAEVELVTVTTPGDKSSAPIPTIGVGVFTSALREALLREEVDVVVHSYKDLPTKPEPGITLAAVPRREDPRDALIARDGLTLGELPPGSTVGTGSPRRTAQLRALGLGLEIVPIRGNIDTRMRKVTDGELDAVVLARAGLARIGRAEEITETLDPIQMLPAPAQGALAVECRAGDVDIEHLLGSTVDDEGTRAVATAERALLAALEAGCSAPVGALAEIVEDLDADGRVVERISLRGTAAVEGDGDAVDMVRASALADKHEAEQLGRTLAAELLNLGAGALSGPAQ is encoded by the coding sequence GTGAGCAGAGTCATCCGGATCGGGACGCGCGGCAGCAAACTCGCCCTCGCGCAGACCGGCACCATCGCCGACGCCTTGCGCGCCACCGGGGCCGAGGTCGAGCTCGTCACCGTGACGACCCCCGGCGACAAATCTTCCGCCCCGATCCCGACGATCGGGGTCGGCGTGTTCACTTCCGCGCTGCGCGAAGCCTTGCTGCGCGAGGAAGTCGACGTCGTCGTGCACTCGTACAAGGACCTGCCGACGAAGCCGGAGCCGGGCATCACGCTCGCCGCCGTGCCGCGCCGCGAGGACCCGCGTGACGCGCTGATCGCCCGTGACGGGCTCACTCTCGGCGAGCTCCCGCCCGGTTCGACGGTCGGCACCGGCTCGCCGCGGCGCACCGCGCAACTGCGCGCGCTCGGTCTCGGTTTGGAAATCGTGCCGATCCGAGGCAATATCGACACCCGCATGCGCAAGGTGACCGACGGAGAGCTCGACGCCGTCGTCCTGGCGCGTGCCGGACTGGCCAGGATCGGCCGGGCGGAGGAGATCACCGAGACCCTCGACCCGATCCAGATGCTGCCCGCGCCCGCACAGGGTGCGCTGGCGGTGGAGTGCCGGGCCGGTGACGTGGACATCGAGCACCTGCTCGGGTCCACAGTGGACGATGAAGGCACCCGTGCCGTGGCGACCGCCGAGCGGGCGTTGCTCGCGGCGCTGGAAGCCGGGTGCAGCGCACCGGTCGGAGCGCTGGCGGAGATCGTCGAGGACCTGGACGCCGATGGGCGGGTCGTCGAGCGGATCTCGTTGCGGGGCACCGCCGCCGTCGAAGGGGACGGGGACGCGGTCGACATGGTGCGCGCTTCCGCGCTCGCCGACAAGCACGAAGCCGAGCAGCTCGGGCGGACATTGGCCGCCGAACTGCTCAACCTGGGGGCCGGCGCGCTGTCCGGCCCCGCCCAGTGA
- a CDS encoding uroporphyrinogen-III synthase: MTPARKTTGRVAFVGSGPGDAGLLTVRAQELLAKAEVVVTDPDVPSGVLALTAEGAEVRPAVGEATEVAKDLVNEAKAGRLVLRLIAGDPLTQPAVVAEVQAVSRTSAVFDIIPGVSPGAAVPAYAGVALGGTHTEVDVRGDVEWAALAATPGPIVLHATSAHLAEAASALTEHGLPSSTPVAVTSNGTINTQRTLDTTLATVANEAGELVGPLIVTIGQAVGQRSKLSWWESRALYGWKVLVPRTKEQAGEMAERLRGHGATSHEVPTISVEPPRSPAQMERSVKGLVDGRYQWIVFTSTNAVRAVWEKFEEFGLDARAFSGVKIACVGESTAAKVRSFGIIPELIPEGEQSSEGLLAEFPPYDDVLDPVDRVLLPRADIATETLSAGLRERGWEIDDVTAYRTVRAAPPPAETREMIKTGGFDAVCFTSSSTVRNLVGIAGKPHTRTLVACIGPKTAETAVEFGLRVDVQPEKADVPHLVDALAEHAARLRAEGALPPPRKAKRARRS; encoded by the coding sequence ATGACCCCCGCGCGTAAGACCACCGGGCGTGTCGCCTTCGTGGGCTCGGGCCCCGGTGACGCCGGTCTCCTGACCGTCCGCGCTCAGGAGCTGCTCGCCAAGGCCGAGGTCGTGGTGACCGACCCGGACGTCCCTTCGGGCGTCCTGGCCCTCACCGCCGAGGGCGCCGAAGTGCGCCCCGCCGTCGGCGAGGCCACCGAGGTCGCCAAGGACCTGGTGAACGAGGCCAAGGCGGGACGGCTGGTGCTCCGGCTGATCGCCGGTGACCCGCTGACCCAGCCCGCCGTCGTCGCCGAGGTGCAGGCCGTTTCCCGGACCAGCGCCGTCTTCGACATCATCCCGGGCGTTTCGCCCGGCGCCGCCGTCCCGGCGTACGCCGGTGTCGCGCTTGGCGGCACCCACACCGAGGTCGACGTCCGCGGTGACGTCGAATGGGCCGCACTGGCCGCCACCCCGGGCCCGATCGTGCTGCACGCGACTTCGGCGCATCTCGCCGAGGCCGCGTCCGCGCTGACCGAGCACGGGCTGCCGTCGAGCACCCCGGTCGCGGTCACGTCGAACGGGACGATCAACACCCAGCGCACCCTGGACACCACGCTGGCCACCGTCGCGAACGAGGCGGGCGAGCTCGTCGGCCCGCTGATCGTGACCATCGGCCAGGCCGTCGGCCAGCGCTCGAAGCTGTCGTGGTGGGAGTCGCGCGCGCTGTACGGCTGGAAGGTCCTGGTGCCGCGCACCAAGGAGCAGGCCGGTGAGATGGCGGAGCGGCTTCGCGGCCACGGCGCCACCTCGCACGAGGTCCCGACCATCTCGGTCGAGCCGCCGCGCAGCCCCGCGCAGATGGAGCGTTCGGTCAAGGGTCTCGTCGACGGCCGCTACCAGTGGATCGTCTTCACCTCGACCAACGCCGTCCGCGCGGTGTGGGAGAAGTTCGAGGAGTTCGGCCTCGACGCCCGCGCCTTCTCCGGCGTCAAGATCGCTTGCGTCGGCGAATCGACAGCCGCGAAGGTGCGCTCGTTCGGCATCATCCCCGAGCTGATCCCGGAAGGTGAGCAGTCCTCGGAAGGCCTCCTCGCCGAGTTCCCGCCGTACGACGACGTCCTCGACCCCGTCGACCGCGTGCTGCTGCCGCGGGCGGACATCGCCACCGAGACCCTTTCGGCCGGTCTGCGGGAACGCGGCTGGGAAATCGACGACGTGACCGCGTACCGCACGGTGCGGGCCGCGCCGCCGCCAGCCGAGACCCGCGAGATGATCAAGACCGGCGGTTTCGACGCGGTCTGCTTCACCTCGTCCTCGACCGTGCGGAACCTCGTCGGCATCGCCGGCAAGCCGCACACCCGCACGCTGGTCGCGTGCATCGGCCCGAAGACCGCGGAAACCGCCGTGGAGTTCGGGCTGCGGGTCGACGTCCAGCCCGAGAAGGCCGACGTCCCGCACCTGGTCGACGCGCTCGCCGAGCACGCCGCGCGGCTCCGCGCCGAGGGCGCGCTCCCGCCGCCGCGCAAGGCCAAGCGGGCTCGCCGCTCCTGA
- a CDS encoding Nramp family divalent metal transporter — MSSSPVIDQLEEPPVGWRARLRQVGPGIMAAATGVGAGDLVATMVAGSRFGYTLLWAVLVGTIFKLALAEAVGRWHLTSGRTILSGWRTLGIWALIYFGIYAVIWGFVYGATAMSASGLPLNALFPALSVRYWAMLCGLLGFALVWFGRYAIIEKLMTVLTGVMFVTVVGTAILVVPNFAELFKGAVPTLPDGSLVYVLGLIGGVGGTITMAAYGYWTLAKGWRSAKWLPMMRTDNAVGYLMTGIFVIAMLIVGAELLLGQKILSGDKGLLFLGDTLAADYGQWARIPFLIGFFAVSFTSVIGVWHGVSLLFADWWRILRLPADTTESVETYEKKAGERSPAYRGYVLWLTFPPMALLFLDQPFQLTVIYGVLGSLFMPFLAATLLVLLNTSRVPREGRSGWVSNGLLGVCLAMFAYLAYTEVVKFFS; from the coding sequence ATGTCGAGTTCACCGGTGATCGACCAACTGGAAGAACCGCCCGTCGGCTGGCGCGCACGGCTGCGCCAGGTCGGGCCCGGGATCATGGCCGCCGCGACCGGGGTCGGCGCGGGCGACCTCGTCGCCACGATGGTGGCCGGATCGCGCTTCGGGTACACGCTGCTGTGGGCGGTGCTCGTCGGGACGATCTTCAAACTCGCGCTGGCCGAAGCCGTCGGCCGCTGGCATCTGACCTCGGGTCGGACGATCCTGTCCGGCTGGCGGACGCTGGGGATCTGGGCGCTGATCTACTTCGGGATCTACGCGGTGATCTGGGGGTTCGTCTACGGCGCGACCGCGATGTCGGCGTCGGGACTGCCGCTGAACGCGCTCTTCCCCGCGCTTTCGGTGCGGTACTGGGCGATGCTCTGCGGCCTGCTCGGCTTCGCGCTGGTGTGGTTCGGCCGCTACGCGATCATCGAGAAGCTGATGACGGTGCTCACCGGCGTGATGTTCGTGACCGTCGTCGGCACCGCGATCCTCGTCGTGCCGAACTTCGCCGAGTTGTTCAAGGGCGCCGTCCCCACGCTGCCCGACGGCTCACTCGTCTACGTCCTCGGCCTGATCGGCGGCGTCGGCGGCACGATCACCATGGCGGCCTACGGCTACTGGACGCTCGCGAAAGGCTGGCGTTCGGCGAAGTGGCTGCCGATGATGCGCACCGACAACGCCGTCGGCTACCTCATGACCGGGATCTTCGTGATCGCGATGCTGATCGTCGGCGCGGAACTGCTGCTGGGCCAGAAGATCCTCTCGGGCGACAAGGGCCTGCTGTTCCTCGGAGACACCCTCGCCGCGGACTACGGGCAATGGGCGCGGATCCCGTTCCTCATCGGCTTCTTCGCGGTTTCGTTCACGTCGGTGATCGGGGTCTGGCACGGCGTGAGCCTGCTCTTCGCGGACTGGTGGCGCATCCTCCGGCTGCCCGCGGACACGACGGAAAGCGTTGAGACGTATGAAAAGAAGGCCGGGGAACGCAGTCCCGCCTACCGGGGTTACGTGCTGTGGCTGACTTTTCCGCCGATGGCGTTGCTGTTCCTCGACCAGCCCTTCCAGCTCACCGTGATCTACGGCGTGCTGGGCTCGTTGTTCATGCCGTTCCTGGCGGCGACGTTGCTGGTACTGCTGAACACTTCGCGGGTGCCTCGCGAAGGGCGGTCCGGCTGGGTTTCGAACGGGCTGCTGGGGGTGTGCCTGGCGATGTTCGCGTATCTGGCGTACACGGAGGTCGTGAAGTTCTTCTCGTGA
- the hemB gene encoding porphobilinogen synthase translates to MFPEHRPRRLRTTPAMRRLVGETTLRPRQLILPMFVAEGIDAPRPIASMPGVVQHTRDTLRKAAVDAVNAGVGGLMLFGIPKTRDAEGSGAVDPDGILNVALRDLRSELGDATVLMADTCLDEFTDHGHCGVLDAEGGVDNDATLRLYAEMGLAQAEAGAHLLGPSGMMDGQVGVIRAALDRAGRTETGILAYSAKFASAFYGPFREAVDSQLKGDRKTYQQDPGNVREALREIELDIAEGADMVMVKPALSYLDVIRAAAEASPVPVAAYNISGEYAMVEAAAANGWIERERTILEVLTSIRRAGADMILTYWAAEAAAWLD, encoded by the coding sequence GTGTTTCCTGAGCATCGTCCCCGCAGGCTCCGTACCACTCCGGCCATGCGCAGGCTGGTCGGTGAGACGACGCTGCGCCCGCGCCAGCTGATCCTCCCGATGTTCGTGGCCGAGGGCATCGACGCGCCCCGCCCGATCGCCAGCATGCCCGGGGTCGTCCAGCACACCCGCGACACGCTGCGCAAAGCCGCCGTCGACGCGGTCAACGCCGGTGTCGGCGGGCTGATGCTGTTCGGCATCCCGAAGACGCGTGACGCGGAGGGTTCCGGCGCTGTCGACCCGGACGGCATCCTCAACGTCGCCCTGCGCGATCTGAGGTCCGAACTCGGTGACGCGACCGTCTTGATGGCCGACACCTGCCTCGACGAGTTCACCGATCATGGTCACTGCGGCGTCCTCGACGCCGAGGGCGGTGTCGACAACGACGCGACCCTGCGTCTTTACGCGGAAATGGGCCTCGCCCAGGCGGAAGCGGGCGCCCATCTGCTCGGGCCCAGCGGCATGATGGACGGCCAGGTCGGCGTCATCCGCGCCGCGCTCGACCGCGCCGGGCGCACCGAAACCGGGATCCTCGCCTACTCGGCGAAGTTCGCCAGCGCGTTCTACGGCCCCTTCCGCGAGGCCGTCGACTCGCAGCTGAAGGGCGACAGGAAGACGTATCAGCAGGATCCGGGCAACGTGCGCGAAGCGTTGCGCGAGATCGAGCTGGACATCGCCGAGGGCGCCGACATGGTCATGGTCAAGCCCGCGCTGTCCTATTTGGACGTCATCAGGGCCGCCGCCGAAGCGTCGCCGGTTCCCGTGGCGGCGTACAACATCTCGGGCGAGTACGCGATGGTCGAAGCCGCCGCCGCGAACGGCTGGATCGAGCGCGAGCGCACGATCCTCGAGGTGCTGACGTCGATCCGCCGAGCGGGCGCGGACATGATCCTCACTTACTGGGCCGCCGAAGCCGCCGCTTGGCTGGACTAG
- a CDS encoding tryptophan-rich sensory protein, which yields MSTVPSPPTHHRRLRWQALTGFIALSVIVGAVAALAVATRSEADKALARPSWAPPGWLYGPVWSALLLVVAVAGWCYWRTDGETRGFAFYGLCLLLTLLWTPLFFAGSAHALALADVVLLDFVVPITMMEFGRRSKLAAWLLVPYLLWLLFSTAVNAAVVWLN from the coding sequence GTGTCCACGGTGCCGTCACCGCCGACCCATCACCGTCGCCTGCGCTGGCAGGCCCTGACGGGATTCATCGCCCTCTCGGTGATCGTGGGGGCGGTGGCCGCGTTGGCCGTGGCCACCCGCTCCGAGGCCGACAAAGCGCTGGCACGCCCGTCATGGGCGCCGCCGGGCTGGCTCTACGGTCCGGTGTGGTCGGCCCTGCTCCTCGTGGTCGCCGTCGCGGGCTGGTGCTACTGGCGGACGGACGGCGAAACGCGCGGCTTCGCCTTCTACGGCCTCTGCCTGCTGCTGACTCTGTTGTGGACGCCGCTGTTCTTCGCCGGCAGCGCGCACGCCCTGGCGCTGGCCGACGTCGTCCTGCTGGACTTCGTGGTGCCCATCACGATGATGGAGTTCGGGCGCCGGTCGAAGCTCGCGGCCTGGCTGCTCGTGCCGTACCTGCTGTGGCTGCTGTTCTCGACGGCCGTCAACGCCGCCGTCGTCTGGCTCAACTAG